In Actinomycetota bacterium, the following proteins share a genomic window:
- a CDS encoding response regulator transcription factor — MRVAIADDAVLFREGLARLLTEAEFELVGQAANADELLAIVRDAPSSRRPHVAVVDIRMPPTHTTEGLVAAETIRAEHPEIGVLVLSQYIETEHAMDLLGDGAGGTGYLLKDRISDLEGFRDAVQRVGDGGSAVDPEVIAQLIGRRREADPLAGLTDREREVLTLMAEGCSNRAIGTRLFLSEKTVEAHVRGIFTKLGLLPTTDENRRVLAVLAFLRSA; from the coding sequence GTGCGAGTAGCGATCGCCGATGATGCCGTGCTGTTCCGCGAGGGACTCGCGCGATTGCTCACCGAGGCGGAGTTCGAGTTGGTGGGTCAGGCAGCCAACGCCGACGAGCTGCTCGCGATCGTCCGGGACGCACCGTCGAGCCGCCGTCCACACGTGGCCGTGGTGGATATCCGGATGCCGCCGACCCATACGACCGAAGGGCTCGTCGCCGCCGAGACGATCCGGGCGGAGCATCCGGAGATCGGTGTCCTCGTCCTGTCGCAGTACATCGAGACCGAGCACGCGATGGACCTCCTCGGGGACGGCGCGGGCGGCACCGGCTACCTGTTGAAGGATCGGATCTCGGACCTCGAGGGGTTCCGAGACGCGGTGCAACGAGTGGGCGACGGCGGTTCCGCGGTCGACCCCGAAGTGATCGCGCAGTTGATCGGCCGTCGACGTGAGGCGGATCCGCTGGCCGGTCTCACGGATCGCGAGCGTGAGGTCCTCACACTCATGGCCGAGGGATGTTCCAACCGAGCGATCGGAACCAGGTTGTTCCTGAGTGAGAAGACGGTCGAGGCCCATGTGCGCGGAATCTTCACGAAGCTCGGTCTCCTGCCGACGACGGACGAGAATCGCCGCGTCCTCGCCGTGCTGGCCTTCCTACGCTCGGCATGA
- a CDS encoding zinc-dependent metalloprotease encodes MRATEVDWSMGSAAARLADWETALSLGRRIAGPGISVPAVQRARMREDFGELVPMAESLITDHTGMVVAGFRSRAWVMARSEWIRSNLTGMQRLLEPLAERVLAVKPGRAEIRRKAMGAQAGALFGYVARRVLGQYDVFLPPDDEGLLYFVGPNVAEVEQRFGLPARDFRLWVAIHEVTHRVQFGAAPWLRGHLRGLVDSYLGGVSLDGKELFAQMRRAVEEARGGADARMGGIFMLLTPEQRELFTRVQGMMSLLEGHASYVMNEVSRDHVADVDRMRRALAARRKGSGVERSVQRAIGFEQKIRQYDRGETFVRAVIAEAGMDGFNRIWLAPEYLPSLDEIGAPAAWVERVIG; translated from the coding sequence GTGCGAGCCACCGAGGTGGACTGGTCCATGGGGTCGGCGGCGGCTCGACTCGCCGACTGGGAGACCGCACTCTCGCTCGGGCGCCGGATCGCCGGCCCCGGCATCTCCGTGCCGGCCGTGCAGCGCGCTCGCATGCGCGAGGACTTCGGTGAACTGGTTCCCATGGCGGAGTCGCTGATCACCGACCACACCGGCATGGTCGTGGCCGGCTTCCGGTCGAGGGCATGGGTCATGGCCCGCAGCGAGTGGATCCGCTCGAACCTCACCGGCATGCAACGGCTGCTCGAGCCGCTCGCCGAGCGCGTGCTCGCCGTGAAGCCGGGTCGCGCCGAGATCCGGCGCAAGGCGATGGGCGCGCAGGCCGGTGCTCTGTTCGGCTACGTCGCGCGCCGAGTGCTCGGGCAGTACGACGTCTTCCTGCCGCCCGACGACGAGGGGCTGCTGTACTTCGTCGGCCCCAACGTGGCGGAGGTGGAGCAGCGATTCGGCCTGCCCGCCCGTGACTTCCGCCTCTGGGTCGCGATCCACGAGGTGACCCACCGGGTGCAATTCGGGGCGGCGCCGTGGCTCCGTGGCCATCTGCGCGGCCTCGTCGATTCTTACCTCGGGGGCGTCTCGCTCGACGGCAAGGAGTTGTTCGCGCAGATGCGCCGGGCGGTGGAGGAGGCGCGTGGCGGCGCCGACGCCCGAATGGGTGGCATCTTCATGCTGCTGACGCCCGAGCAGCGCGAGCTGTTCACGAGGGTGCAAGGCATGATGTCGCTGCTGGAGGGGCACGCCTCGTACGTGATGAACGAGGTCTCGCGCGACCATGTCGCCGACGTCGACCGCATGCGTCGGGCGCTCGCGGCCAGGCGGAAGGGGTCGGGCGTCGAGCGCAGCGTGCAGAGGGCGATCGGCTTCGAGCAGAAGATCCGGCAGTACGACCGCGGGGAGACATTCGTGCGGGCAGTGATCGCCGAGGCGGGCATGGACGGCTTCAACCGCATCTGGCTGGCCCCCGAGTACCTGCCGTCGCTCGACGAGATCGGCGCTCCCGCCGCCTGGGTCGAACGCGTCATCGGGTAG
- the tilS gene encoding tRNA lysidine(34) synthetase TilS: MTATVREHGLLQPDEAVLVCVSGGPDSVCLLESLVRLRRLLRVRIEVFHFDHRLRPGSSVDAAYVRRLAVRHRLPFHVRAAQDAPSEGSSVEAWATTRRTKAANDVRREIGASVVAEGHTLDDQAETVLLNLVRGAGLDGLAGIWPGEGDRPGSSIVQPLLEVTRAEVEAFCRSLGLRPRRDPMNEDRRLLRAAIRHEAIPMLERITGREVRATLARTAAVLHEDRLELLRQAAEHEAMIVERHGGEVRFRAADLDALPRSLAARIVRMALWRLAAVDDEVAPWTRDSVDAVLDLAAGRPGRRRDLPGGRAASRDRVYVRVTSPGETAETSTEGEHA, translated from the coding sequence GTGACGGCGACCGTCCGCGAACACGGTCTGCTGCAGCCCGACGAGGCCGTACTCGTGTGCGTCTCGGGCGGTCCGGACTCCGTCTGCCTGCTGGAGTCGCTGGTGCGCCTTCGCCGGCTCCTCCGGGTACGCATCGAGGTCTTCCACTTCGACCATCGGTTGCGACCCGGATCGTCGGTCGACGCCGCGTACGTTCGCCGGCTCGCCGTGCGGCACCGGCTTCCGTTCCACGTGCGGGCGGCCCAGGACGCGCCGAGCGAGGGTTCGTCGGTGGAGGCGTGGGCGACCACCCGGCGTACGAAGGCTGCGAACGACGTCCGGCGCGAGATCGGCGCGTCGGTCGTCGCCGAGGGTCACACGCTCGACGACCAGGCCGAGACGGTGCTGCTGAACCTCGTCCGGGGCGCAGGGCTCGACGGCCTCGCCGGCATCTGGCCGGGGGAGGGAGACCGGCCGGGCTCGTCGATCGTGCAGCCACTGCTCGAGGTGACCCGCGCGGAGGTTGAGGCGTTCTGCCGCTCGCTCGGCCTGCGGCCGCGGCGCGACCCGATGAACGAGGACCGGCGGCTGCTGCGGGCCGCGATCCGCCACGAGGCGATCCCGATGCTCGAGCGCATCACCGGCCGCGAGGTGCGTGCGACGCTCGCCCGGACGGCCGCGGTGCTCCACGAGGATCGGCTCGAACTGCTGCGTCAGGCTGCGGAGCACGAGGCGATGATCGTCGAGCGCCACGGTGGGGAGGTCCGGTTCCGGGCGGCCGACCTCGATGCGCTCCCGCGCTCTCTCGCCGCCCGCATCGTGCGCATGGCGCTGTGGCGCCTGGCCGCCGTCGACGACGAGGTCGCTCCGTGGACCAGGGATTCGGTCGACGCCGTGCTCGATCTGGCCGCCGGCCGGCCGGGCCGGCGCCGCGACCTGCCCGGGGGCCGAGCGGCCAGCCGTGACCGGGTGTATGTTCGCGTGACGTCCCCGGGCGAGACGGCCGAGACGAGCACCGAGGGGGAGCACGCGTGA
- the hpt gene encoding hypoxanthine phosphoribosyltransferase: MSAYQPDIEKVLISTEEIESALATMGEQITKDYAGKSLLLVGVLKGAFVVMADLARHIGLPLEFDFMAVSSYGAATKTSGVVRILKDLDHDLDGVDVLLVEDIVDSGLTLKYLLKNLAARKPSSLEVAALLRKTGLQKVPLDIRYVGFEIPAEFVVGYGLDYAERYRNLPYVATLRPEAYGGE, encoded by the coding sequence GTGAGCGCTTACCAGCCCGACATCGAGAAGGTCCTGATCTCCACCGAGGAGATCGAGTCGGCCCTCGCGACGATGGGCGAGCAGATCACGAAGGACTACGCGGGAAAGTCGCTCCTGCTCGTCGGGGTCCTCAAGGGCGCGTTCGTCGTGATGGCCGACCTCGCGCGCCATATCGGGTTGCCGCTCGAGTTCGACTTCATGGCGGTGTCCTCGTACGGGGCCGCGACGAAGACCAGTGGCGTCGTGCGCATCCTCAAGGATCTCGATCACGACCTCGACGGCGTCGACGTGCTGCTCGTGGAGGACATCGTGGATTCCGGCCTCACACTGAAGTACCTCCTCAAGAACCTGGCCGCGCGCAAGCCCTCGTCCCTCGAGGTGGCCGCGCTCCTGCGGAAGACGGGCCTGCAGAAAGTGCCGCTCGACATCCGCTACGTGGGGTTCGAGATCCCCGCCGAGTTCGTGGTCGGCTACGGTCTCGACTACGCCGAGCGCTACCGCAACCTCCCCTACGTCGCGACCCTGAGACCGGAGGCCTACGGCGGCGAGTGA
- the ftsH gene encoding ATP-dependent zinc metalloprotease FtsH — MTSPTEERTLSQQPEPPLKKIARTPTLWIVLGTLVFLLVISFMGRAPAGEQLGLTEFETEVERGRVADAVIHDGDQSITGELTDGSEYRTTYPTEYADDLAALLKEAGVRTEVDPQKPNALLGTLITVILPVLLIGGILLFVMNRSQGGGGRVMQFGRSKHKTVAKDQPKTTFGDVAGVDEAIEELQEVKDYLQNPAKFQAMGAKIPRGVLLFGPPGTGKTLLARAVAGEAGVPFFSISGSDFVEMFVGVGAARVRDLFEQAKASAPAIVFIDEIDAVGRQRGAGLGGGHDEREQTLNQLLVEMDGFDQRTTVILMAATNRPDILDPALLRPGRFDRQVVIDRPDLEGRKAILRVHARGKPFDGTVDLDVLARRTPGFTGADLANAINEAALLAARRNMKAISMKEIEEAVDRVMAGPERKSRVMDEEERRLIAYHEGGHAMVAHVLPNTDEVHKITVIPRGRALGYTLTLPEQDRFLMTREQLRDELAMLMGGRVAEEIVAGDVTTGAGNDIERATKIARQMVTEYGMSDSIGPRTLGQKQGEVFLGRDWGSTPDYSDAVAFEIDHEVRELIDEAHDVALEILTVNRTKLDALATRLLEIETMDREDVEAFFADVERREPRAHEERSVGLAVSRQAKRESDPGPSTPGTLRPKLGGPGLSPA, encoded by the coding sequence GTGACTTCCCCCACCGAGGAGCGCACGCTGAGCCAGCAACCCGAGCCCCCGCTGAAGAAGATCGCCCGAACGCCCACGCTCTGGATCGTGTTGGGCACGCTCGTCTTCCTCCTCGTCATCTCCTTCATGGGCCGTGCGCCGGCCGGGGAGCAGCTCGGGCTCACCGAGTTCGAGACCGAGGTCGAGCGCGGCCGGGTCGCCGACGCGGTGATCCATGACGGCGATCAGTCGATCACCGGCGAACTCACCGACGGCAGCGAATACCGCACGACGTACCCGACGGAGTACGCCGACGACCTCGCCGCGTTGTTGAAGGAAGCCGGCGTCCGGACCGAGGTGGATCCGCAGAAGCCGAACGCGTTGCTCGGCACGCTGATCACCGTGATCCTGCCCGTGCTCCTGATCGGCGGCATCCTGCTGTTCGTGATGAACCGGTCACAAGGGGGCGGCGGCCGTGTGATGCAGTTCGGTCGCAGCAAGCACAAGACCGTCGCCAAGGACCAGCCGAAGACCACGTTCGGCGACGTGGCCGGCGTCGACGAAGCGATCGAAGAGCTGCAGGAAGTCAAGGACTACCTGCAGAACCCGGCGAAGTTCCAAGCGATGGGCGCGAAGATCCCGAGGGGGGTGCTGCTCTTCGGACCGCCCGGCACCGGCAAGACGCTGCTGGCGCGCGCCGTCGCCGGCGAGGCCGGCGTGCCGTTCTTCTCGATCTCGGGTTCGGACTTCGTGGAGATGTTCGTGGGCGTCGGGGCCGCGCGGGTGCGGGACCTGTTCGAGCAGGCGAAGGCCAGTGCCCCGGCCATCGTCTTCATCGACGAGATCGACGCGGTCGGGCGTCAGCGCGGCGCCGGGCTCGGCGGTGGGCACGACGAGCGCGAGCAGACGCTGAACCAACTGCTGGTCGAGATGGACGGATTCGATCAGCGGACGACGGTGATCCTGATGGCGGCCACGAACCGTCCCGACATCCTCGACCCGGCGCTGCTGCGGCCGGGGCGATTCGACCGTCAGGTCGTGATCGACCGCCCCGACCTCGAGGGCCGCAAGGCGATCCTGCGGGTCCATGCCCGAGGCAAGCCGTTCGACGGCACCGTCGATCTCGACGTGCTCGCTCGGCGCACGCCCGGGTTCACCGGCGCCGACCTCGCGAACGCGATCAACGAGGCGGCGCTGCTCGCGGCCCGTCGAAACATGAAGGCGATCTCGATGAAGGAGATCGAGGAAGCCGTCGACCGTGTGATGGCCGGCCCCGAGCGCAAGAGCCGCGTCATGGACGAGGAGGAGCGCCGTCTGATCGCCTATCACGAGGGTGGGCACGCGATGGTCGCGCACGTGCTGCCCAACACCGACGAGGTGCACAAGATCACCGTGATCCCTCGAGGTCGTGCCCTCGGGTACACGCTCACGCTGCCCGAGCAGGACCGGTTCCTCATGACCCGTGAGCAGCTCCGCGACGAGCTCGCGATGCTGATGGGAGGGCGCGTCGCCGAGGAGATCGTTGCGGGCGACGTGACCACCGGCGCCGGAAACGACATCGAGCGTGCGACGAAGATCGCCCGCCAGATGGTCACCGAGTACGGCATGAGCGACTCGATCGGGCCGCGCACGCTCGGCCAGAAGCAGGGAGAGGTCTTCCTCGGCCGCGACTGGGGCTCGACGCCCGACTACTCCGACGCGGTCGCGTTCGAGATCGATCACGAGGTGCGCGAGCTGATCGACGAGGCCCATGACGTGGCGCTCGAGATCCTGACCGTGAACCGCACGAAGCTCGACGCGCTCGCCACCCGCCTGCTCGAGATTGAGACCATGGATCGCGAGGACGTCGAGGCGTTCTTCGCTGACGTCGAGCGTCGCGAGCCGCGCGCACACGAAGAACGATCGGTCGGGCTCGCGGTGTCGCGTCAGGCCAAGCGCGAGTCCGACCCCGGCCCCTCGACGCCGGGCACCCTGCGTCCGAAGCTCGGCGGACCCGGCCTCTCGCCCGCCTGA
- a CDS encoding HAD-IA family hydrolase, producing the protein MGDRWATFDCYGTLVDWPGGVRETMQRLWSEADGDALLAAYMRLEPGVQEGRGIPYREVMAETMAQVADELGLTVPEGEAHALADALPSWRVFPEVPDALTELGDRGWKLAILSNADPDLLEASISSIGVEIDERVVASDIGSYKPAFGHWETFFRRTDAERTRHVHVAASLFHDIEPCAKLGLPAVWIDRLGETSMVPRSATFPDLTDLPETLDRLVPA; encoded by the coding sequence ATGGGCGACCGGTGGGCCACCTTCGACTGCTACGGCACCCTCGTCGACTGGCCGGGTGGCGTGCGCGAGACCATGCAGCGCTTGTGGTCCGAGGCCGACGGCGACGCACTGCTTGCGGCGTACATGCGCCTGGAGCCCGGGGTGCAGGAAGGGCGCGGCATCCCCTACCGCGAGGTCATGGCCGAGACGATGGCCCAGGTCGCCGACGAGCTCGGCCTCACGGTGCCCGAGGGCGAAGCGCACGCGCTCGCCGATGCGCTGCCCTCGTGGAGGGTCTTCCCCGAGGTGCCGGACGCGCTCACCGAGCTCGGCGACCGTGGCTGGAAGCTCGCCATCCTGTCGAACGCCGACCCCGACCTCCTGGAAGCCTCGATCTCCTCGATCGGTGTCGAGATCGACGAGCGCGTCGTCGCGAGCGACATCGGCTCGTACAAGCCGGCGTTCGGCCATTGGGAGACGTTCTTCCGGCGCACCGACGCCGAGCGAACCCGCCACGTGCACGTCGCCGCGTCGTTGTTCCACGACATCGAGCCGTGCGCGAAGCTGGGTCTGCCCGCGGTCTGGATCGACCGGCTGGGCGAGACGAGCATGGTGCCGCGTTCCGCGACGTTCCCCGACCTCACCGATCTACCCGAGACGCTCGACCGTCTCGTCCCTGCGTAG